The Deltaproteobacteria bacterium HGW-Deltaproteobacteria-6 genome has a segment encoding these proteins:
- a CDS encoding acetolactate synthase large subunit: MTGAEIIFTTAAKAGVEICLANPGTTELALVAALDNVRDIRPVLGLFEGVCTGAADGYGRIRQKPALTVLHLGPGFANGIANLHNARRARTPVVNIIGEHTTWIKPYDPPLNMDIASLAGTVSGWQKENTSADQLAGDTIEAVNASYYGQIATMIVPADCQSANSKTESITLPEFQFDAVDEAIIARARTLIRQAKKPSLILGGRTLRLPALAWAADIKAKTGCDLMMMTFPAYFDAGIGLPVLKRIPYFPGEAQKLLAGYDAFVLAGAAEPVAFFGYASGTTSLLPENVSRIRVDTDRQDAGVVLQALAQSLGPSAAKSELHPILAECAIPPLPAGALNARTMCAAIAALQPEHCIVVDEGVSSGAFYYTHSPYLKPYSHLTLTGGAIGMGMPLALGAALAAPDRQVIDIQADGSAMYTLQALWSQAREKANVITVICSNRTYFTIELECLRAGYKTLGDRAKSLMHLNNPALDWVSLSRGMGVPACAVNTAEAFIGVFQAALNEPGPYLIEAILE; this comes from the coding sequence ATGACGGGCGCGGAAATAATTTTCACGACGGCGGCAAAGGCGGGTGTGGAGATTTGCCTGGCCAATCCCGGAACAACGGAACTGGCGCTGGTCGCGGCGCTGGACAATGTCAGGGACATCAGACCGGTCCTGGGACTCTTTGAAGGAGTCTGCACGGGAGCGGCCGACGGCTATGGCCGGATCAGACAAAAACCGGCGCTCACGGTTTTGCATCTGGGACCGGGGTTCGCCAACGGCATCGCTAATCTGCACAATGCCAGGCGCGCCCGGACGCCTGTCGTTAATATCATAGGTGAACATACCACCTGGATCAAACCCTATGATCCGCCTTTGAACATGGACATCGCATCGCTTGCGGGCACGGTTTCCGGCTGGCAGAAAGAAAACACCTCAGCCGATCAATTAGCGGGCGATACGATCGAGGCCGTTAACGCTTCTTACTATGGTCAGATTGCCACGATGATTGTTCCGGCGGACTGCCAATCCGCAAACAGCAAAACGGAAAGTATTACGCTGCCCGAATTCCAATTCGATGCCGTGGATGAGGCAATCATCGCCCGTGCCCGTACGTTGATCAGACAGGCAAAGAAACCCTCACTGATTCTGGGCGGCCGCACGTTGAGGCTTCCGGCACTGGCCTGGGCTGCGGACATCAAAGCCAAAACAGGCTGCGATTTAATGATGATGACCTTTCCCGCTTATTTTGATGCAGGCATCGGCTTGCCTGTTTTGAAGCGTATTCCCTACTTTCCGGGAGAAGCGCAAAAACTGCTTGCCGGTTACGACGCGTTTGTCCTGGCGGGAGCAGCGGAGCCTGTGGCTTTTTTCGGTTATGCAAGCGGTACGACTTCACTGCTTCCGGAAAATGTTTCCCGTATCCGCGTCGATACGGACAGGCAGGATGCAGGCGTTGTTTTACAGGCGCTTGCGCAATCGCTGGGGCCTTCCGCAGCAAAAAGTGAACTTCATCCAATCCTGGCCGAGTGCGCGATACCGCCGCTGCCGGCGGGCGCCTTGAACGCCCGGACGATGTGCGCGGCTATCGCCGCCCTGCAGCCTGAGCATTGCATTGTTGTCGACGAAGGCGTGTCGTCCGGCGCTTTCTATTACACCCACTCACCTTACTTAAAACCCTACAGCCATCTGACGCTGACCGGCGGCGCCATCGGCATGGGCATGCCGCTGGCGTTGGGTGCTGCGCTTGCCGCACCCGACCGGCAGGTGATCGATATCCAGGCGGACGGCAGCGCCATGTATACGCTTCAGGCGCTCTGGTCTCAGGCGCGTGAAAAAGCAAATGTGATAACCGTGATCTGCTCCAATCGCACGTATTTCACCATTGAACTGGAGTGTCTGCGGGCTGGTTACAAAACACTGGGCGACAGAGCAAAATCTCTGATGCACCTGAATAACCCGGCTTTGGATTGGGTAAGCCTGAGCCGCGGCATGGGCGTGCCTGCCTGCGCCGTCAACACGGCGGAGGCGTTTATCGGGGTATTTCAAGCCGCACTTAACGAACCCGGACCTTATTTGATAGAAGCGATTCTGGAGTAG
- a CDS encoding NAD(P)H-quinone oxidoreductase: protein MQYIDHGRGGAASCLRLLHGSLPKLKEGEVLIEVAYAGVNRPDVFQRMGVYPPPPDASPVLGLEAAGTIAAKSDDVRQWQIGDAVCALTPGGGYAEYCAVPAVHCLPIPQGLSLAQAAALPENYFTVWSNVFERGALKPGENFLAHGGAGGIGYTAIQLAKAFGAKVFTTVTGAGQVEAVKKLGADVVLDYQRQDWAQEIAGIAGKQGIDCILDFVGGPYIQKNLQLLARNGRLVQIAFLQGAKVELDCLPILTKNLTFTGSMLRPRSIGEKAALAQALLKNVWPLFTAGKLNVLISAEFPLAQAAKAHELMESSGHIGKIVLKVR from the coding sequence ATGCAATATATCGATCACGGCCGGGGAGGCGCCGCCTCCTGCCTGCGGCTTTTGCACGGCTCCCTGCCAAAATTGAAAGAAGGCGAAGTGCTGATTGAAGTTGCCTACGCGGGCGTCAACCGGCCGGATGTCTTCCAGCGCATGGGAGTGTATCCGCCTCCGCCGGACGCTTCGCCTGTTCTGGGACTGGAAGCGGCAGGAACGATTGCGGCAAAATCCGACGACGTGCGGCAATGGCAAATCGGCGATGCCGTCTGCGCGCTCACTCCCGGCGGGGGGTATGCCGAATACTGCGCCGTTCCCGCGGTGCATTGTTTGCCGATCCCGCAGGGACTCTCTCTTGCCCAAGCTGCGGCGCTTCCCGAAAACTATTTCACCGTCTGGTCCAACGTTTTTGAACGAGGCGCTTTAAAACCCGGAGAAAATTTTCTGGCGCACGGCGGGGCGGGCGGCATCGGCTACACCGCCATACAACTGGCTAAAGCTTTCGGCGCGAAAGTCTTTACCACCGTCACGGGCGCAGGGCAGGTTGAGGCCGTAAAGAAGCTGGGCGCGGATGTCGTTTTGGATTATCAAAGGCAGGATTGGGCGCAGGAAATTGCCGGTATTGCCGGGAAGCAGGGCATTGACTGCATCCTCGATTTTGTGGGCGGACCCTATATTCAAAAAAATCTGCAACTGCTGGCCCGCAATGGACGGCTTGTGCAAATTGCTTTCCTGCAGGGCGCAAAAGTCGAACTGGATTGCCTGCCGATCCTGACCAAAAATCTCACCTTCACCGGTTCAATGCTTCGTCCCCGTTCCATCGGAGAAAAAGCGGCTCTGGCCCAAGCCTTGCTGAAAAACGTCTGGCCGCTCTTTACCGCCGGAAAATTAAACGTTCTGATCTCCGCTGAATTTCCGCTCGCCCAGGCAGCGAAAGCGCATGAACTCATGGAATCCTCCGGTCATATCGGCAAGATTGTGCTGAAGGTCCGCTGA
- a CDS encoding DUF2600 domain-containing protein: MQVPTNLISLTTKMILKVQPVTRACLRQWKERAQNIPDPELRRQATASIAAKTFHCEGGSLYGLLAGHRYKDAIQFIVAYQTISDYLDNLCDRSTSQDPEDFRALHESMLQALTPDAPLTAYYRFRQEREDGGYLAALVQTCRDILGRLANYPSGAAAVRELAGVYIDLQVHKHVRKDERVPRLRAWFAEHEKNLPPMAWYEFAACTGSTLGIFCIVSRLFNQATSAVLVDRIKNAYFPWVQGLHILLDYLIDQEEDLSGLDLNFCSYYENNEQLYGRLSHFYNQAQACVASLPDAKFHHLITRGLLGIYLADHKVSRQKDVRAISKKLLSLGGGEAFFLYWHCWVYRRL; this comes from the coding sequence TTGCAGGTACCGACCAATCTCATATCGCTGACCACCAAAATGATTCTGAAGGTGCAGCCCGTCACGCGTGCCTGCCTGCGCCAGTGGAAAGAGCGCGCTCAAAATATTCCCGATCCGGAACTGCGCCGCCAGGCGACGGCGAGCATCGCAGCAAAAACGTTTCACTGCGAAGGCGGTTCACTTTATGGATTGCTCGCCGGTCATCGCTACAAAGACGCAATTCAATTTATCGTCGCCTATCAGACGATCAGTGATTATCTGGACAATCTCTGCGACCGCAGCACGTCGCAGGACCCCGAGGATTTCCGAGCGCTGCACGAATCGATGCTGCAAGCCCTGACACCGGACGCGCCGCTGACCGCCTACTATCGTTTCCGGCAGGAACGAGAAGACGGCGGTTATCTGGCCGCCCTGGTACAGACCTGCAGGGATATCCTGGGTCGCCTTGCCAACTACCCGTCGGGAGCAGCGGCCGTCCGAGAACTGGCAGGCGTCTATATTGATTTACAGGTGCACAAGCATGTTCGAAAAGATGAACGCGTGCCCAGGCTGCGGGCATGGTTTGCCGAGCACGAAAAAAACCTGCCACCAATGGCCTGGTATGAATTTGCCGCCTGCACGGGCTCGACGCTGGGCATCTTTTGCATTGTTTCCCGGCTGTTCAACCAGGCAACGTCAGCCGTACTGGTCGACAGAATTAAGAACGCTTATTTTCCGTGGGTCCAGGGTCTGCATATTCTTTTGGATTATCTGATCGACCAGGAGGAAGACCTAAGCGGTCTGGACTTAAACTTTTGCTCTTATTATGAAAATAATGAACAATTGTACGGCAGGCTCAGTCATTTCTACAATCAGGCGCAGGCTTGCGTTGCAAGTCTGCCCGACGCAAAATTTCATCATTTAATTACCCGCGGACTCCTCGGCATCTATCTGGCCGATCATAAAGTTTCCAGACAAAAAGACGTCCGGGCCATTTCTAAAAAACTGCTCAGTCTGGGCGGCGGTGAAGCCTTTTTCCTTTACTGGCACTGCTGGGTTTACCGGCGCCTGTAG
- a CDS encoding NAD(P)/FAD-dependent oxidoreductase produces the protein MKNTVSKESDVIVIGGGAAGLMAAGKAAQSGARVLLLEKTDSPGKKILVSGKTRCNLTNAADLRAFIAMYGSNGRFLHSAFSRFFRPELLAFFEQYGLATKVERGGRIFPVSDDARDVVRALQKYLAENKVHTIFNAKVSSVTHAEDSLFSIQTTNGRYQAPCVIIATGGASWPRTGSEGDGYPISTALGHTVVKPRPALVPLMVREQKLAGSMQGVSLRNVRATAFQGEAQAVNSALIPGFDYGRGEKKTPRPPVIESRFGEMLFTHFGLGGPIILLMSLSVVEALENGPASILIDLKPALTKEQLRKRLQSDLNNFGKRKIATILKEYLPAKMIEPLRALSGIDEEKQGHQVSAAERETMIDLLKALRFNIKAPLPLAKAIVTAGGVTLDEIDPRTMSSKKISGLYFCGEVMDIDADTGGYNLQAAFSTGYIAGESAAAYWRAKFCP, from the coding sequence ATGAAGAATACAGTAAGCAAAGAGTCTGATGTTATTGTCATCGGCGGCGGCGCGGCGGGTCTGATGGCGGCGGGGAAGGCGGCGCAATCGGGCGCTCGCGTGCTGCTTCTGGAAAAAACGGACAGCCCGGGCAAAAAGATTCTGGTCAGCGGCAAGACACGCTGCAATCTGACCAACGCTGCCGACCTTCGGGCTTTTATTGCCATGTACGGTTCAAACGGCCGTTTTCTGCACAGCGCTTTTTCCCGTTTCTTTCGTCCGGAACTGCTCGCCTTTTTCGAACAATACGGTCTGGCCACCAAAGTGGAACGCGGCGGCAGAATTTTCCCTGTTTCCGACGATGCCCGCGACGTGGTGCGTGCTTTACAAAAATATTTGGCTGAAAATAAAGTCCACACGATTTTCAACGCCAAGGTAAGCTCGGTGACCCATGCTGAAGATTCCCTGTTTTCCATTCAAACCACAAACGGCCGTTATCAGGCCCCGTGTGTCATTATCGCGACCGGCGGCGCCTCCTGGCCTCGCACCGGTTCGGAAGGCGACGGCTACCCCATCAGTACGGCGCTTGGCCACACGGTTGTCAAGCCCAGACCGGCGCTGGTTCCCCTGATGGTCCGTGAGCAAAAACTGGCCGGGTCCATGCAGGGTGTTTCTTTGCGCAACGTGCGCGCCACGGCATTTCAGGGAGAAGCCCAGGCAGTGAATTCAGCGCTTATCCCCGGTTTTGACTATGGCCGAGGCGAAAAGAAAACCCCCCGGCCCCCGGTCATTGAAAGCCGGTTCGGTGAAATGCTTTTCACGCATTTCGGCCTGGGCGGACCGATTATCCTGCTGATGAGTCTGTCGGTTGTTGAAGCGCTGGAAAACGGCCCTGCTTCAATCCTGATCGATTTAAAACCCGCCCTGACGAAAGAGCAGTTGCGAAAACGGTTGCAGTCGGATCTGAACAATTTCGGCAAAAGAAAAATTGCAACGATTCTGAAAGAGTATCTGCCGGCAAAAATGATTGAGCCTTTGAGGGCTCTTTCCGGAATAGACGAAGAAAAGCAGGGGCATCAGGTAAGCGCCGCCGAGCGGGAAACCATGATCGACTTGCTCAAAGCATTGCGCTTCAACATCAAAGCCCCGCTGCCGCTCGCCAAGGCTATTGTGACGGCGGGAGGCGTTACTCTTGATGAAATCGATCCGCGCACGATGTCGTCCAAAAAAATATCCGGCCTTTATTTTTGCGGCGAGGTCATGGATATCGACGCGGACACCGGCGGCTACAATTTGCAGGCTGCTTTCTCCACCGGATATATAGCGGGAGAAAGCGCCGCCGCTTATTGGCGGGCTAAGTTCTGTCCTTGA
- a CDS encoding gliding motility protein has translation MILGQKQLDEIHDTLTKNLIGSGVRSVMLIDTAGNVIASINNGNETIDMYSLAALAAANFGAMSCMAKIVGEDEFSLLFHKGEKENIYFCKVNEELLLVNIFNDQISLGFLRLKMAKVVEELLAVVATS, from the coding sequence ATGATTTTAGGCCAGAAGCAACTCGACGAGATCCACGATACTTTGACTAAAAATCTGATCGGGTCCGGCGTCCGGAGTGTGATGCTGATTGATACGGCCGGCAATGTGATCGCGTCAATCAATAACGGAAATGAAACGATCGACATGTATTCGCTGGCAGCGCTCGCTGCCGCCAATTTCGGCGCCATGAGCTGCATGGCTAAGATTGTCGGTGAAGATGAATTTTCCCTCTTATTTCATAAGGGTGAAAAAGAGAATATCTACTTTTGCAAAGTCAATGAAGAATTGCTGCTGGTGAATATATTCAATGATCAGATTTCGCTTGGTTTTCTCAGGTTGAAAATGGCGAAAGTCGTGGAAGAGTTGCTGGCAGTCGTGGCGACTAGTTAA
- a CDS encoding gliding motility protein, whose amino-acid sequence MAFINLKDRVIQAKIVYYGPGRCGKTTNLEYVYEKCRPQVNSEMVTVKTQGDRTLFFDFFPLDMGKIGGFDVKIQLYTVPGQVKYDSTRRLVLKGVDGVVFVADSAVGRREKNIISIRNLEDNLKIYNKDIHDIPLVIQYNKRDLVKEGIEVLDIETLEKDLNAELKVPAFEASAVAGDNVVLTLKKIISLTLASLEKQLK is encoded by the coding sequence TTGGCATTTATTAATTTGAAAGACAGAGTTATTCAAGCCAAAATAGTTTATTATGGCCCCGGCAGATGCGGCAAGACAACGAATCTTGAATATGTATACGAAAAATGCCGTCCCCAGGTCAATTCAGAGATGGTCACGGTTAAAACACAGGGCGACCGCACGTTGTTTTTTGATTTTTTTCCTCTGGATATGGGGAAAATCGGCGGGTTTGACGTCAAAATTCAACTCTACACCGTTCCGGGTCAGGTGAAGTATGATTCCACAAGACGGCTCGTCTTAAAAGGCGTTGACGGCGTTGTTTTTGTCGCTGATTCCGCAGTGGGCCGCCGGGAGAAAAACATTATTTCCATCCGCAATCTTGAAGATAATCTCAAGATTTACAATAAAGATATTCACGATATCCCGCTGGTGATTCAATACAATAAAAGGGACCTTGTCAAAGAAGGCATCGAAGTCCTGGATATTGAAACTCTGGAAAAGGATCTTAATGCGGAATTAAAAGTTCCTGCATTTGAAGCCAGTGCTGTTGCCGGGGATAATGTCGTTCTGACCCTTAAGAAAATTATTTCGCTGACGCTGGCGTCTCTGGAAAAGCAATTGAAATAG
- a CDS encoding alpha/beta hydrolase encodes MAAVVMILAGGIIANQVQTDFGRVKVTDVRFPGKDGATLSALLYVPQNATPQTPAPAIQAIHGYINSRETQSGFAIEFARRGWVVLELDQMGHGYSTPPVGKNAYGAIDGLAYLRSLDFVDKNKIGLEGHSMGGWASVAAAATSPNDYAAMVLEGSSTATKFSSKYVPIPGTPVFPRNLALVFSTFDEFSMLMWEVPVAKDVINSEPLKKVFGTTAAIEPGKIYGSIKEGNARVLYQPVTTHPGDHISCSAIGYAIDWFDKTLGAVNPLPASSQIWCWKEIATLISLIGCLLFIFAFGKLLLQTGFFSALANGPQNPKPATGAGWWIGALLMMIIPAITYFPLNGIGNLAVKASWLFPQQVTNTLMFWLVVNMIISLILFLAWHLFNRKKGANAVSYGIADSAGSTWKKIGLSAVFAVLVIGVAYLSVVLISAIFTVDYRFWIMQLKPMSGLQFKIALRYIIPFLLFYLVFAAALHGQLRSTAGTLASRMIKAAVVTSLGYLVLLLLLYVPLFAGGPLGMPDIRLILYAIVAIQVLPLFIIVTFISTYFFEKTGLIYPGAFINALFITWYIIASQATHFPLT; translated from the coding sequence ATAGCGGCCGTTGTCATGATCCTGGCCGGCGGCATTATCGCCAACCAGGTTCAAACTGACTTTGGCCGGGTTAAAGTGACGGATGTTCGCTTTCCGGGCAAGGACGGCGCCACGCTCTCCGCGTTGCTCTATGTTCCGCAAAATGCCACACCCCAAACGCCGGCTCCCGCCATTCAGGCGATTCACGGCTATATCAATTCCCGGGAAACACAATCGGGTTTTGCCATTGAATTTGCCAGACGCGGCTGGGTGGTGCTGGAACTCGATCAGATGGGGCATGGTTACTCCACCCCGCCGGTAGGGAAAAACGCCTATGGCGCCATTGACGGTCTCGCTTATCTGCGGAGTCTGGATTTTGTCGATAAAAACAAGATCGGCCTGGAAGGCCATTCCATGGGCGGCTGGGCTTCCGTGGCGGCGGCGGCGACGAGCCCCAATGATTATGCTGCGATGGTGCTGGAAGGCTCATCCACCGCTACCAAATTTTCCTCGAAGTATGTTCCCATTCCCGGCACCCCTGTTTTTCCCCGGAATCTCGCCCTGGTCTTCAGCACCTTCGATGAATTCTCCATGCTGATGTGGGAAGTGCCGGTCGCAAAAGACGTCATCAACAGCGAACCGCTCAAAAAAGTTTTCGGAACGACCGCGGCCATCGAGCCCGGCAAGATTTACGGGTCCATCAAAGAGGGCAACGCACGCGTGCTGTATCAGCCCGTCACCACGCATCCCGGCGATCACATTTCATGCAGCGCCATCGGCTATGCCATTGACTGGTTCGATAAAACGCTGGGCGCCGTTAATCCGCTGCCTGCTTCCAGCCAGATCTGGTGCTGGAAGGAAATCGCGACGCTCATCAGCTTGATCGGCTGCCTGCTTTTTATTTTCGCTTTCGGAAAACTGCTTTTGCAAACCGGATTCTTCAGCGCTCTGGCGAACGGGCCTCAAAATCCGAAGCCGGCAACAGGCGCGGGTTGGTGGATTGGAGCATTGCTGATGATGATCATCCCCGCCATTACTTACTTTCCGCTGAATGGTATAGGAAATCTTGCTGTCAAGGCATCCTGGCTTTTCCCGCAGCAGGTAACGAACACCCTGATGTTCTGGCTCGTCGTCAATATGATCATTTCATTGATTCTCTTTCTGGCCTGGCATCTGTTTAACCGGAAGAAAGGCGCAAACGCCGTATCCTACGGCATTGCCGATTCTGCAGGCTCCACCTGGAAAAAAATCGGTCTGTCCGCAGTTTTCGCCGTCCTGGTAATCGGTGTCGCGTATCTGTCGGTCGTTTTGATTTCGGCGATATTTACCGTGGATTACCGGTTCTGGATCATGCAGCTTAAACCCATGAGCGGACTGCAGTTTAAAATAGCCCTGCGCTACATTATTCCCTTCCTGCTCTTTTATCTGGTGTTCGCCGCTGCCTTGCACGGCCAGTTGAGATCGACGGCCGGAACGCTCGCCAGCCGGATGATCAAGGCCGCCGTTGTGACGTCGCTGGGCTATCTTGTGCTGCTCTTGCTTCTTTATGTTCCCTTGTTTGCGGGCGGTCCGCTTGGTATGCCCGATATCCGGTTGATCCTTTACGCGATCGTCGCCATTCAGGTGTTGCCTTTGTTTATTATCGTCACCTTCATCTCGACGTATTTCTTTGAAAAAACGGGGTTGATTTATCCCGGCGCGTTCATTAACGCGTTGTTTATCACCTGGTATATTATTGCGTCGCAGGCGACCCATTTCCCGCTCACGTAA
- a CDS encoding RNA helicase has protein sequence MSFEKFKLDEKILAGIHAAGYKKPTPIQAESIPSIMEGRDIMGLAQTGTGKTAAFVLPILQRLMHGQRGPVRALIIAPTRELSEQTHEAIGQLGRKTGLCSTSIYGGVNINTQINRLRSRVDIISACPGRLLDHIGRGTLDLSKVEVLVLDEADHMFDMGFLPDVRRIVKHLPARRQTLLFSATMPGEIRSLADDLLSNPVHVQIGDTAPVMTVSHSFYPVQTEQKTALLKDILEKTDTESVLVFTRTKSRAKSLAEQLNRVGHKVTSLHGNLTQQKRKQSLDGFRDGRYEVMIATDIAARGIDVTRISHVINYDMPSTSDAYTHRIGRTGRAMKTGDAFTFITGDDGELLRSLKKMLGDKLQYQNVEGLTMNPSICEAMGARSHQLTRPGNHSGRKSFSSRTPSAKRPSQRSFKDADRSFWSPRAPQAA, from the coding sequence ATGAGTTTTGAGAAGTTTAAGTTAGATGAAAAAATACTGGCCGGCATTCACGCCGCCGGTTACAAGAAACCGACGCCGATTCAGGCCGAGTCCATTCCTTCCATTATGGAAGGCAGGGATATTATGGGGTTGGCCCAGACCGGAACCGGGAAAACCGCCGCTTTTGTGCTGCCGATTTTACAACGTCTGATGCACGGACAGCGCGGTCCTGTTCGCGCTCTGATCATCGCGCCGACACGGGAATTAAGTGAGCAGACCCATGAAGCCATTGGGCAGCTGGGCAGAAAAACGGGACTTTGCAGCACCTCCATCTATGGCGGGGTCAACATCAACACCCAGATCAACCGGCTGCGATCACGCGTCGATATCATCTCGGCCTGTCCCGGCCGCCTGCTCGATCATATCGGCCGCGGCACGCTTGATTTATCCAAGGTGGAAGTTCTGGTTCTCGATGAAGCAGACCACATGTTTGATATGGGTTTTCTGCCGGACGTCCGCAGAATTGTCAAGCACCTGCCGGCTCGTCGTCAGACGCTGCTTTTCTCCGCCACGATGCCCGGCGAGATCCGCTCTCTGGCCGATGATCTGCTTTCCAATCCGGTCCATGTTCAGATTGGAGATACCGCTCCGGTGATGACGGTTTCCCACAGTTTTTATCCGGTGCAAACGGAACAGAAAACCGCCTTGCTCAAGGATATCCTGGAAAAGACCGACACCGAATCCGTCCTGGTTTTCACCCGGACAAAATCGCGCGCCAAAAGCCTGGCCGAACAGTTAAACAGAGTAGGCCATAAGGTAACCTCCCTGCACGGCAATCTCACGCAGCAGAAGCGCAAACAGTCACTGGATGGTTTTCGGGATGGCCGTTATGAAGTAATGATTGCCACGGATATTGCCGCGCGCGGAATCGACGTGACCCGGATCTCGCATGTGATTAACTATGACATGCCGTCCACATCGGACGCTTATACGCATCGGATCGGCAGAACCGGACGCGCCATGAAGACCGGGGATGCGTTTACTTTTATTACCGGGGATGACGGCGAGCTCTTGCGTTCGCTGAAGAAAATGCTGGGAGATAAGCTGCAGTATCAGAATGTGGAAGGATTGACCATGAATCCGTCCATCTGTGAAGCGATGGGGGCCCGCTCTCATCAGCTGACGAGACCCGGTAACCATAGCGGCAGGAAATCCTTTTCGTCCCGGACGCCGTCCGCCAAAAGGCCTTCGCAGCGTTCGTTTAAAGATGCGGACCGTTCATTTTGGTCGCCGCGCGCTCCGCAGGCGGCATAG